TTTAAAGGATCATCTCTCCAAAAAATCCTCAAGAACCGGGTTTGGTTACGGTCAATCTTAATCTGCCGGTACATTTTTGTTATGTCACCAGAAAATCCAAACACGTGCTGTCGGAAACGCAAGTTTACGGCAAATATATCGTTCTGCACAGTTGGACCGGTTTTCATCACATCGTTGAGGGAGTAGTGTGAATCCTTCGCGCTCGCGTCGAACACCACCCTTACCTTTGTCGAGGAGCTCATCGGCTTAAACACCGCATGGTGCGGTAAGTAATATCGCAGCATCCCCTGAATGTCGTCTTCTTCGTTGATTTCTTTGCAGTGGCCAAGCAGTTCGTAGTCTCTCATAAATTCAAAATATTGCTTTCGTAGTTCGGGATTGCGTGACAATTTCCTTTCTAAGGCAAAGAATCGCTTGGCTTCGATTGTCTTCAAGTTCCGTGACTGTTTCCCGAAACGGCATTTGGACCACAAATCGACCGGATTCATCCCGGCAATACGTTTCTAAGAAATGCTGCTCAACTTCTTGCTCTTCAGCGTCAAATGATGGGCGCTCGACCACTTCCTCCAGATACCAAAACCTTTCCAATTGCTCGTCCAATAGATCGTCATGCATAGTTACATTAGATAGCAGAATATTGGCACTCACCTGTTGGTACGGGTCGAATGTACCTGTGATGATCCAACCTAGATCGGTTTCTCGCAATGATGCAGTACCATTCGCAAGTACCACCTTTTTGGTCCGAATCAAATCCCATACATAGTTCGAAGCCAGCACCAAATCGATGTCGCGTGGCTTAAAAAAGTCTGGATCCGCAAGCTGCAATTCTGGAGGGATACTCCACGATGACACGTCGATTGCTACGGATGGTATAATTCCAGTAGGTTTATCCGAAATCAAGCAAGTGATACTGTCTTGAAGATCACAGTATCTTGATGAGAAATTCAGGTTCAGCCCTTTTTTGACTTGTGTCTTCACTGCGTTTGCACCTACTACTGTTATATTACATTTCAGAGTTGGAAAGCCGAGTACTCTAGCCATTGCTTCTGACAATATGTGCGCCTGTGAACCAGAGTCCAACAGTGTACGACAAGGATGTAGACGGCCGTGTACATCGATCACATCAATCACAGCAGTTTGAAGAAGCACCTGTTTGGTTCGGCGTTGTCCACCAGCAAAGCAAGATGTGGTCACTGATACGCTTCCATTCTCCTGTGGTTCTGGATCCATTCTGCTGGTGGCTTCCTGATGCTCTGCAG
This genomic interval from Topomyia yanbarensis strain Yona2022 unplaced genomic scaffold, ASM3024719v1 HiC_scaffold_25, whole genome shotgun sequence contains the following:
- the LOC131695040 gene encoding uncharacterized protein LOC131695040, whose amino-acid sequence is MEFLRKRCLILERCESTTPALSSSKQASSKAAPPTKAFKISAAATTSTEITCELCGGDHPNFKCSAFKNMSIAQRLAKVREVRVCFNCLRKGHMIRACPSQRTCAKCNQKHHSMLHQDQPESFAPHKPKDKPEEKAAEHQEATSRMDPEPQENGSVSVTTSCFAGGQRRTKQVLLQTAVIDVIDVHGRLHPCRTLLDSGSQAHILSEAMARVLGFPTLKCNITVVGANAVKTQVKKGLNLNFSSRYCDLQDSITCLISDKPTGIIPSVAIDVSSWSIPPELQLADPDFFKPRDIDLVLASNYVWDLIRTKKVVLANGTASLRETDLGWIITGTFDPYQQVSANILLSNVTMHDDLLDEQLERFWYLEEVVERPSFDAEEQEVEQHFLETYCRDESGRFVVQMPFRETVTELEDNRSQAILCLRKEIVTQSRTTKAIF